A genome region from Thermovirga sp. includes the following:
- the amrS gene encoding AmmeMemoRadiSam system radical SAM enzyme — MVERPALFWTTSGDKVHCLLCPRECLIPPGNIGACGVRKNVDGKLVTLNYGLACAAVDPIEKKPLYHWKPGSRILSLGTVGCNLFCPYCQNCHLSRFQTFAGLAEVTPGEVPHLSRERGTPSVAFTYNEPTVWYEFIYDASRALKKAGLGVVLVTNGYICQKPLGDLIPWVDAMNVDLKGFSDLSYSRIEGTLDPVLRTITTAVERSVHLEITHLVVPGINDSLEEFKRMVQWIAGVSKLIPLHISRYFPAYRWDRPPSPLSDIETREEIAAESLDYVYAGNLSLRENTYCPACGEVLIERDHPGEAVVHLMVDGTCPRCKTPTGIVKL; from the coding sequence ATCGTGGAAAGGCCCGCTCTCTTCTGGACAACCTCAGGAGATAAAGTCCATTGCCTTCTTTGTCCCAGGGAGTGTCTCATTCCACCGGGGAATATCGGAGCCTGTGGTGTCAGGAAGAATGTCGACGGGAAGCTTGTAACCCTGAATTACGGGCTGGCCTGTGCCGCCGTGGATCCTATCGAAAAAAAACCCCTCTATCACTGGAAACCCGGAAGCAGGATCCTCTCTCTCGGGACGGTGGGTTGTAATCTTTTCTGCCCCTATTGTCAGAACTGTCATCTCTCGCGGTTCCAGACATTCGCCGGCCTTGCGGAGGTCACCCCAGGGGAGGTCCCTCATCTTTCCCGTGAGCGCGGCACCCCGTCGGTGGCCTTCACGTACAACGAACCCACCGTGTGGTACGAGTTCATCTATGACGCATCCCGAGCGCTGAAAAAGGCAGGCCTTGGAGTCGTCCTCGTCACCAACGGCTACATCTGTCAAAAACCACTGGGGGATCTCATCCCGTGGGTAGACGCGATGAACGTGGACCTGAAGGGCTTTTCCGACCTGTCCTACTCCAGGATCGAGGGCACCCTTGATCCGGTACTGCGCACGATAACGACCGCCGTCGAAAGGTCGGTCCACCTGGAGATAACCCACCTGGTCGTGCCCGGGATCAACGATTCCCTCGAAGAGTTCAAAAGGATGGTCCAGTGGATTGCCGGCGTTTCAAAGCTTATACCGCTTCACATCTCGAGGTATTTTCCGGCCTATCGTTGGGATCGGCCGCCTTCACCCCTGTCCGACATCGAGACGAGGGAGGAGATAGCCGCAGAGTCGCTGGATTATGTCTACGCCGGAAACCTCTCGTTGAGGGAAAACACCTATTGTCCCGCCTGCGGCGAAGTCCTCATTGAAAGAGATCACCCCGGTGAGGCGGTGGTCCACCTCATGGTGGACGGTACATGCCCTCGGTGTAAAACCCCCACGGGTATTGTCAAGTTGTGA
- the amrA gene encoding AmmeMemoRadiSam system protein A has product MGYPEVRTAEPHPYVLLAKRAVQLTASRLDPFFYIDAREYSTKPEMTIKRGCFVSIKKAPLGELRGCIGTIRPVRDNLWEEIVSNARAAASEDPRFSPLEAEEMAQCRISLDILDEPALIEDLSDLDPSIYGVIVERGGRKGVLLPDLEGVDTVEQQISIAMRKAGIGMGERVVLSRFKVSRFSEDPAERSG; this is encoded by the coding sequence ATGGGGTATCCTGAGGTTAGGACCGCTGAACCGCACCCCTATGTCCTCCTGGCGAAAAGAGCCGTGCAGTTGACGGCATCGAGGCTTGATCCTTTTTTTTATATCGATGCCCGCGAATACTCCACGAAGCCGGAAATGACCATAAAGCGGGGATGCTTCGTATCCATAAAAAAGGCGCCCCTGGGAGAGTTGAGGGGCTGTATAGGCACAATCCGCCCGGTGCGGGACAACCTTTGGGAGGAGATCGTCTCCAACGCCAGGGCGGCAGCGTCGGAAGACCCAAGGTTTTCCCCCCTCGAGGCCGAAGAGATGGCCCAATGCCGCATCTCGCTGGATATCCTGGATGAACCTGCCTTGATCGAAGACCTCTCCGACCTGGACCCTTCAATTTACGGGGTGATCGTCGAAAGGGGAGGGAGAAAAGGAGTCCTCTTGCCGGACTTGGAAGGCGTGGATACCGTAGAACAGCAGATTTCCATCGCCATGAGGAAAGCCGGGATTGGGATGGGAGAGAGGGTTGTCCTCTCCCGGTTCAAGGTAAGCCGTTTTTCAGAAGATCCTGCGGAACGGAGCGGTTAA